The window CATCTCGATCCCCAAGATCGACGGCTGGACGGCCACGCGCGCGCTGAAGCTCGACGCGTCCACGACGCACATCCCCATCGTGGCGCTCACGGCCCACGCGTCGCCCGGCGACCGCGCGCGCGCCATGGAGGTGGGGTGCGCGAGCTACCTGGCGAAGCCGGTCGAGCCCCGCCGCGTTCTCGAAGAGGTCCGCCGGCTGCTGGAGCCGGGGCCGCCGCCGGAGCGCGGCCGCGGCGCCGGCGGTTGACGACCGGCCCCCGCGGATGCAGCATCTCCTCCGTCTCCGGGCGCGCCGG is drawn from Longimicrobium sp. and contains these coding sequences:
- a CDS encoding response regulator; translation: MEKTILLVEDNDDNRAIYRTILTYGGFRVIEAVDGEEGIERARRDQPALILMDISIPKIDGWTATRALKLDASTTHIPIVALTAHASPGDRARAMEVGCASYLAKPVEPRRVLEEVRRLLEPGPPPERGRGAGG